The following coding sequences lie in one Zingiber officinale cultivar Zhangliang chromosome 2B, Zo_v1.1, whole genome shotgun sequence genomic window:
- the LOC122047123 gene encoding casein kinase II subunit alpha-2-like isoform X1, which yields MRDTPNRRILLAVAVSVAASISLVALPAPPARSLPSPLCPIGISEVGDRTAMSKARVYADVNVQRPKEYWDYESLTVQWGNQDDYDVVQKVGRGKYSEVFEGVNVFNNKSCIIKILKPVKKKKIKREIKILQNLCGGPNIVKLLDIVRDEHSKTPSLIFEYVNSTDFKVLYSTLSDYDIRYYIYELLKALDYCHSEGIMHRDVKPHNVMIDHELRKLRLIDWGLAEFYHPGKEYNVRVASRYFKGPELLVDLQDYDYSLDMWSLGCMFTGMIFRKEPFFYGRDNHDQLVKIAKVLGTDELNAYLNKYQLELDPQLEALVGRHNRKPWTKFINADNEHLVSPEAIDFLDKLLRYDHQDRLTAREAMAHPYFLQVRAAESSRSYT from the exons ATGAGAGATACTCCTAATCGCCGGATCCTCCTCGCCGTCGCCGTATCCGTCGCCGCTTCCATTTCTCTCGTAGCTCTCCCTGCACCTCCTGCGCGCTCTCTGCCTTCACCGCTGTGCCCGATCGGCATCAGCGAGGTCGGTGACCGCACAGCAATGTCCAAGGCAAGGGTCTACGCCGATGTCAACGTCCAACGGCCCAAGGAGTACTGGGACTACGAGTCTCTTACCGTGCAGTGGGG AAACCAGGATGACTATGACGTCGTTCAGAAGGTTGGCAGAGGAAAATATAGTGAGGTTTTTGAGGGCGTAAATGTTTTCAACAATAAGAGTTGCATTATTAAGATCCTCAAGCCTGTCAAGAAAAAGAAG ATTAAAAGGGAGATAAAGATTCTTCAAAACCTATGTGGCGGTCCGAATATTGTTAAACTTCTTGACATTGTGAGGGATGAACATTCTAAGACCCCTAGCTTGATATTTGAATATGTCAACAGCACAGACTTCAAAGTGCTATACTCTACATTGTCTGACTACGATATTCGCTACTATATCTATGAACTTCTCAAG GCATTAGATTACTGTCATTCAGAAGGTATTATGCATCGGGATGTCAAGCCTCACAATGTTATGATCGATCATGAGCTTCGGAAGCTTCGGTTGATAGATTGGGGGCTTGCTGAGTTCTATCATCCAGGCAAGGAGTATAATGTTCGTGTGGCATCAAG GTACTTTAAGGGTCCAGAACTTCTTGTTGATTTACAGGATTATGACTATTCCTTGGATATGTGGAGTCTTGGATGTATGTTTACTGGAATG ATATTTCGCAAGGAGCCTTTCTTTTATGGGCGTGACAATCATGACCAACTTGTGAAAATTGCCAAG GTGCTTGGAACAGATGAATTAAATGCTTACTTAAACAAGTACCAGCTAGAGCTTGATCCACAGCTTGAAGCTCTTGTTGGAag GCATAACAGGAAGCCTTGGACTAAATTCATTAATGCAGACAACGAACATCTAGTTTCACCAGAG GCGATTGATTTTCTTGATAAGCTTCTTCGATATGACCACCAAGATAGGCTCACAGCAAGGGAAGCTATG GCACACCCATATTTCCTTCAAGTTAGAGCTGCAGAGAGCAGCAGAAGTTACACTTAA
- the LOC122047123 gene encoding casein kinase II subunit alpha-2-like isoform X2: MRDTPNRRILLAVAVSVAASISLVALPAPPARSLPSPLCPIGISEVGDRTAMSKARVYADVNVQRPKEYWDYESLTVQWGNQDDYDVVQKVGRGKYSEVFEGVNVFNNKSCIIKILKPVKKKKIKREIKILQNLCGGPNIVKLLDIVRDEHSKTPSLIFEYVNSTDFKVLYSTLSDYDIRYYIYELLKALDYCHSEGIMHRDVKPHNVMIDHELRKLRLIDWGLAEFYHPGKEYNVRVASRYFKGPELLVDLQDYDYSLDMWSLGCMFTGMIFRKEPFFYGRDNHDQLVKIAKVLGTDELNAYLNKYQLELDPQLEALVGRHNRKPWTKFINADNEHLVSPEAIDFLDKLLRYDHQDRLTAREAMVLVR, from the exons ATGAGAGATACTCCTAATCGCCGGATCCTCCTCGCCGTCGCCGTATCCGTCGCCGCTTCCATTTCTCTCGTAGCTCTCCCTGCACCTCCTGCGCGCTCTCTGCCTTCACCGCTGTGCCCGATCGGCATCAGCGAGGTCGGTGACCGCACAGCAATGTCCAAGGCAAGGGTCTACGCCGATGTCAACGTCCAACGGCCCAAGGAGTACTGGGACTACGAGTCTCTTACCGTGCAGTGGGG AAACCAGGATGACTATGACGTCGTTCAGAAGGTTGGCAGAGGAAAATATAGTGAGGTTTTTGAGGGCGTAAATGTTTTCAACAATAAGAGTTGCATTATTAAGATCCTCAAGCCTGTCAAGAAAAAGAAG ATTAAAAGGGAGATAAAGATTCTTCAAAACCTATGTGGCGGTCCGAATATTGTTAAACTTCTTGACATTGTGAGGGATGAACATTCTAAGACCCCTAGCTTGATATTTGAATATGTCAACAGCACAGACTTCAAAGTGCTATACTCTACATTGTCTGACTACGATATTCGCTACTATATCTATGAACTTCTCAAG GCATTAGATTACTGTCATTCAGAAGGTATTATGCATCGGGATGTCAAGCCTCACAATGTTATGATCGATCATGAGCTTCGGAAGCTTCGGTTGATAGATTGGGGGCTTGCTGAGTTCTATCATCCAGGCAAGGAGTATAATGTTCGTGTGGCATCAAG GTACTTTAAGGGTCCAGAACTTCTTGTTGATTTACAGGATTATGACTATTCCTTGGATATGTGGAGTCTTGGATGTATGTTTACTGGAATG ATATTTCGCAAGGAGCCTTTCTTTTATGGGCGTGACAATCATGACCAACTTGTGAAAATTGCCAAG GTGCTTGGAACAGATGAATTAAATGCTTACTTAAACAAGTACCAGCTAGAGCTTGATCCACAGCTTGAAGCTCTTGTTGGAag GCATAACAGGAAGCCTTGGACTAAATTCATTAATGCAGACAACGAACATCTAGTTTCACCAGAG GCGATTGATTTTCTTGATAAGCTTCTTCGATATGACCACCAAGATAGGCTCACAGCAAGGGAAGCTATG GTTTTAGTCAGATGA